The Leadbetterella byssophila DSM 17132 DNA window ACCAATCTGATACGCTTAATTTCATCTTAGACTCCGGAGTGCAAAGCATCATTATCCTAGATTCTGCATTAAGAACTAGACTACATACTAAGATAGGCAGAGAAATCATCATCAGCGGAATAGGAGAATCACCTCCCTTCACCGCATTCGTCTCACTAGGGCACACCATTAAGATCAGTGGACTTATAGCTTATAGCCAAAACATCGTACTACTACAGGAAAACTTCCTTAATCTTTCAGAATATTTAGGAATACCCGTTCATGGGATCATTGGATCTGATTTGTTTTCACGCTTCCATGTAGAGATTGACTATTCTACATCTATGCTCACCTTTATTGAACCATCAAAATACAAGTATAAAAAGCACAAAGGTACAGCTATACCCCTACTTTTGGATAGGACAAAACCTTATATCCAGCTCACCAAATTGAAAAACAATGGAAAAGAAATTGAAAATATCAATCTGGTGGTAGACACCGGAGGTGCTCATTCCCTACTTCTTAACGGAGAAGTCATTCCAGAGGATCTGGTGCCGGAAAAACTTACAGATGGACACTTAGGAAGGGGTTTAAACGGCAATATCGAAGGAAAATTAGGAAGAATGGATCTTCTTCAAATAGGGAATTACCATTTTAAAGATGTAATAGCCACTTTCCCGGACAGCGTGGTTTTTGATTCCAAAATCACCCATGCCACAGCCACAAGACATGGAAGTATTGGAGGCGAGATTCTTAAGAGGTTCATAGTGGGACTAAATTACCAGCAAGGTCTGTTGGTATTAAAGCCTATAAAAAAAGAAATCAAAAAGCCCTTTGAGGCAGACATGAGCGGATTAGAACTCAGAGCTACGGGGAAAGATTACAGAACCTTTGAGATCTTTAGTGTGATTCAGAATTCACCGGCAGGAGAAGCGGGCCTACTACCAGGTGATAAAATTATGGTGATCAATAACAAACTAGCTAACCTCATGACCATCAATGAGCTTTATGGACTGTTCTCCAAAAAAGAAGGTAAGAAGATAGAAATAGTAGTTTTGAGAAATCATGCTCTCCTTTCTTTTGAATTTGTCTTAAGAAAGATCATTTAAAATCTATAGGACAGGTTAAATCCTAGGCCTCTAAGTCCCACAAAAGGTACGGAACGTACAGACTTGATTTCTGCTCTATCGTTTTCCATTTCCAAAGAAAAATACTTATCCCTAAGTCCAAATCTCTGCTTGATGGCACCTTTCACATACTCTCTTTCCTCCTCATTCAAACCTACAAGATTAGGGTTATTTCCTTCTGCATAGAACTCCTGTGCTTTCCCGATATGTGGTCCCACAAATACTATATCTAAACCAAATCTGTTCCATTGAAAGCTTCTTCCTATTAAGAGGCCTCCAGAAAGGGTATTAAATGTGAAATCAACCGGCAACTTTACCTCTAAAAATTGGCCGTTTTTTAAGATACGGACCATAGCCGGCACCTTCATGTCAAATTCTTCATAGATCCCAAAAGCCCCCAAGAAGACCTTCTTATTTTTCCCCATGTAATATCTCAATTCAGGTGAATACCCTTTTAAACCCACCTGGGCTTCATTCATAAAGATGTAGTCAAATTTGATCCCCGTAAGACCTACTCCATGTTTCTTTGATATTTCATCAATAAATCCGCCAAAAGGAATATCTGATTTTGGTCTATAAAAAATGGTATTATTAAATCCCCACCTCGGACTTAAAGTTCTTTCATACTGTAGTGAATAGATTTGAATGGCGGCACCCGCTACGTTTGTGCGGATTGAATTTTTATATTGGCCTGCAACTGCCAGGGGTAAAAGCAGAAGTAAAGCAAAGATTTTTTTAGTCATTTTAAAGTAAAATTGCACAAAAGTACACAAACCATAATATCGTAGGGATTTCCGTTCGAAAATAAATTCTAGAATGTGTACCTTTGCAAGTTATGTGGGTATAAGTTTACTTAAAGTAGTATACTCAATAAACAAACGAAATATTTATTTTTGCATTTCATTTAAACTAAAAACAATGTCAAAAGTACTGATTATTGGTGCAGGAGGAGTAGGAACCGTGGTAGCACATAAGTGCGCCATCAATTCCTCAGTTTTTACGGAAATCATGCTGGCCTCCCGTACAAAATCAAAATGTGATAAAATTGCTGCGGATATCGAAGAGATGCATGGTGTAAAAATCGCTACTGCACAAGTCGATGCGGATAATGTTCCGGAATTGGTAAACTTGATCCGTTCCTTTGGACCAAAATTAGTTATAAACGTAGCCCTTCCTTATCAGGATCTAACCATTATGGATGCTTGTCTTGAAACCGGTGTTCATTATCTTGATACTGCGAACTACGAGCCAAAAGATGTAGCAAAATTCGAATACAGTTGGCAATGGGCCTATCAAGACCGTTTCAAAGAAGCCGGTTTGATGGCACTTCTAGGATGTGGTTTCGATCCGGGTGTTACACAAGTGTACACCGCTTATGCAGCTAAACATCATTTTGATGAAATGCATTATCTGGATATCGTGGACTGTAATGCTGGAGATCACGGTAAAGCATTTGCCACTAATTTTAACCCGGAGATCAATATTCGTGAGATTACTCAGCCGGGTAGATATTGGGAAAATGGAGAATGGGTTGAAATCCCACCTATGTCTATTCACAAACCCATAGAATATCCAAATATAGGACCAAGGGAATCTTACGTTCTTTACCATGAAGAGTTAGAATCCTTAGTTAAGAACTTCCCTACATTGAAGAGAGCCAGATTCTGGATGACTTTCGGTCAACAATACATCACTCACCTTCAAGTGCTTCAAAATGTAGGAATGACTTCTATAGTTCCTATCCAGTTCCAAGGACAAGATATCGTTCCATTAGAATTCTTAAAGGCAGTTCTACCTGCTCCGGATTCATTGGGTGAAAATTATACCGGAGAAACCTCCATTGGTTGCCAAATCAAAGGTATCAAAGACGGAAAAGAAAAAACTTACTATGTATGGAACAACTGCTCTCATGCAGAAGCCTATAAAGAAGTAAAATCTCAAGCCGTTTCCTATACTACAGGGGTACCTGCAATGATCGGAGCCATGTTAATGTTAACTAACGAAGAATGGTTAAAACCGGGCGTATTTAACGTAGAAGAGTTAAATCCGGATCCATTTATGGACCTTTTAAACAAGCATGGTTTACCATGGAATGAAAAGGTCAATGTGGAACTCCCGCATGAATATTAAAATTTTATAGCCGCCTAGTGCGGCTTTTTTTATACCTTTGTCCTCAGCTTTAGGGTGCCGCGCAATAATCCAGAATTGCCGGATAATAGGGAATCGTGTGAAATCCACGGGCTGTCCCCGCAACTGTAAGCTCCTTTACGTTCTTCCTCCTACAGTACCACTGTTCCTTAGGAATGGGAAGGTTTGAAGAATTTGGGAGCAAGCCAGGAAACCTGCCTTAATGCACAAATGCCGAGGTCTACGGCGGATAGACCTACCATAAGTATACATTTTCATGTCAAAAACACATTGGCTCGGACTATTAATGATCCTATCTGGGACTATTTTTGCCCAGGAAAAAACACTAGAACCCGTTTCCATTCAGGGAATTCGGCCGGAAAGATTCATGTCTGGGCAAAAGAATCATTACATAGATTCTGTAACCTTCCACCAGAACTCTCATCAAAATTTAGGCGAGTTCCTACTTTCTCAAACGCCTATAATCGTTAAGAATTATGGTGCTGGCCAACTGGCCTCGGTATCCTTCAGGGGTACTTCCGCATCACACACGGCCGTGCTTTGGAATGGAATAAATATCAATTATCCCTCCTTAGGACAAGCTGACTTTTCTACTATTCCCATGGTAGGGTTTGATGATCTAAGTGTGCAGTTCGGTTCCGGCTCCAGTACGGTAGGCACAGATGCCGTAGGTGGCAGTATTATGTTGAGATCTTTGCCGGATTTTCAAGGTTCGGGCACCCGAGTAAAATTAGGTTTAAGAGGAGAATCAACCAATAACCTACAAGCCCATCTCACCCTAAAACATCATCTCCACACTAAGAAGGGTTTGCAATTTTATTCAAAAACTACTCCCTACTGGAACAAATGGAATCATGACCTTGGTGAAGGTCCTATAGTGAGGGAAAATCAAAGTCTGAACGTGGAGCCCATAAGAACATTGCAGGGAGGGGTGATTCAGGATCTATTCCTGCTGATGCCTAATAAAGACTCCTGGAGCCTTAACTTTTGGTACAATGATCATGATCTTACTATCCAGCCCCAAGTGGCCCAATTGCGCGAAACTACAGCAGCTAAGGCTTTGAGAACGGTATTATCCTATCATAGAAAACAAACGCTGGCCAGAATGGCTTACATATCAGATCGCACTCAATACGGAAAAGGCCCAAGTCCTATCCCCAGTGAATCTAAAGTTAAACGACTCATCACTAGACTGGAGCAAGATCTGAATTTTAACAAGACCAGCCTTAAAATTGGAGCGGAAGCTACGTATATCGATGCCGTTCTAGACGGAAGTATACATAAAAATGAATGGAGATCTGATTTCTATGCTCTATTCCGACAGGATTGGACCACCTTTTGGAACTCCACAGTGAATTTCAGACAAGCTTTGGTCAGCGGATACAACCCTCCCTTTACTCCTTCGATAGGGAATGAACTGTATATCTTTAAAACTAAAGATCATAGTCTATTATGGAATACCTCAATAGCCAGATCCTATAGAGTTCCTACCTTGAATGAAAGATATTGGGACGTACTGGGAAATCCCGACATCAAACCTGAGAATGGTTGGAATAAAGAAACCGGTCTTAAGTGGAAAACTCCTTTTAGTATAGAAGTAGGAGCAACGTACTTCCATAATAGGATCAAGGACTGGACCTATTGGAACCCTACCAAAAATTATAGAGTAGAAAATCTGCAGGAAGTCCTTGCCAAGGGCTGGGAAATAGAAATGGCCTATATATATAATAACAAGGAATTTCAATCCAAAGTTCGTATGCACTACTCTTGGCTCCATACTTCTCAGCAAAAAGAATATGGCCCATATACAAAGGATTTGATAGGCAAACAATTGGTTTACATCCCCAGACATTCCCTAGGAGGAAACTTCTGGGCAAAGTATAAATCCTGGAGTCTGGATGTCCAACCGCAGTATCAATCGAGAAGGTATATCACGTTTGATCATTCAGGAAAATTCTTTGATCCATACTTTTTACTCAATGCCAGGCTTGGCTATTCTGGTCAAATTCGTAAATGTTATTATCAAATGGCCCTGCAATCGAATAACCTTACGGATACGCTTTACCCCAATGTAAAACAAAATGCAATGCCTTTAAGGACTTGGGCTTTGCAACTTACCATAGGAAATATTTAAAAAAACGAATTACAATGAAGAAAACCTGGATTTGGGCACTATTTTGCCTCACAGCTTGTGAATCAAAAGATTCACCTGACAACAGCCACCTACCTTATGAAAATGGGTTCATTGTTTTAAATGAAGGAAACTTCATGGACAATAACGGGACCATTACCTTCATCAGCGGAAACGATGCTAAATATGACATCTTCCAGAAAGAAAACCAAAGATCTCTGAACGGGTCCGTGACGGGATACACAGAAGCCGGTAATAAGGGAATAATTTTGGTAGATAATTCAACCGGCGGACAAGACCTTATCGAATTTGTAGACGCAAAAACCTTCAAATCAACTGGCACCATAGCTGCAGGTCAGATTGAAAATCCACGAAAGGCACTGAAAATTACTGAAGACAAAGTGTATATCAGTGCTTGGGATGCTACAGGTTCCTGGCCTAATACCTACATTAATCCGGGATATGTGGCAGTCGTAGATGTAAATTCAGGAAGAATCACAAAGAAAATTCCTGTTCAAAAAGGAGCTGAAAGCATGGTGAAGATAGGCAATGAAGTATTTGTAGGCAATGTCTATTCTGATGATTCCCAAATCACTATCATCAATGCGGTTACAGATGAGGTTATCAGTACCCTAAAGACTGCACCAAATCCTGAGCTTATAGGGGTGGATGCAAATGGGAAACTTTGGTACTTCGATGGAGATTTAAGAAGACTAAACCCAACTTCCAAAGAGATAGAAAGCACCATTCAAGTGGAAACGGGAGCTGCTACCCCAAGCAAATTCAATTTATCATCTGACAAGACCACTTTGATTTATAGCTTATCTTATTATGATGAGCAATATATAGAAAGAGGAAACGTGTATCAAATGAGTATCCAAGATACAAAATTCAACCAAGAACGAGCTTTGATCTCTAGAGTTTTCTATGGTTTAGATGTCAATGAAGGCACCATCTTCGGTACTATAGTCCCTTCTTTTAAGCAGGCAGGCTATGTATTAAGATATAAAGAGAACGGTACCCTAATAGATTCTATCAAAGTAGAAGTAGGGCCATCCAAGTTCTACTTTAAATAGTAAGAGCCCCTTGCGGGGCTCTTCTTTTATGCTTTGAATTCAGCGTGAATCATACCTATTTCTTTAGCTTCGAGTAAGGTTTGTCCACTCAAGTAAAGATCTATGGCTCTTGCCGCTTCTCTCCCTTCATGTATAGCCCACACTACGAGAGATTGTCCACGTTTACAGTCTCCTGCCGCAAATACTCCTTTTTGGGATGTTTTGTACTCCTCAGTTATGATATTGCCCCTAGGATCTAATTTAAGATTAAGATCATCTACCAGTCCCTCAGCCTGCGGTTGAGAAAATCCTATGGCTAATAAAGCTAATTCTGCCTCCACTATCCTTTCTGTTTCGGGATGTTCAATCAAGGTTCTCTTACCCTTTTCAAACTTCCAGGAAACATTTACAAGCTGAATTGCTTTGAGTTTCCCTTCTTCATCTCCAATAAAAGCTTTGGTATTTACACCCCACAAACGCTCACATCCTTCTTCGTGAGAAGTGGAGGTCCTCAATTTATGCTCATAAAGCGGCCAGGGGGTACTGGCGTCTCTATCTAATGGAGGTTGAACACCGTATGCTATTTGGGTAACATGAACCGCTCCTTGTCGGTTTGCAGTGCCCACACAGTCAGAACCTGTATCTCCACCACCTATTACTACCACTCTCTTTCCTGTAGCCCGAATATCATCTTTCATGTATTTTTCTCCTGCGTGATTCTTACCTAAATCCAAACCCTCATAACCTTCCTCTAAAGCCACTCTTTTATTCTGCTGTGTAAGATAATCCATAGCAAAATGAACCCCGTCCAAATCTTTTCCTTTCACATCAAGAGTCCTAGGAATAGTAGACCCTATAGTTAGGAGTACGGCATCAAAGTCTTCCTGTAATTTACGTGTGGAAATATCTTGCCCTACATTCACTCCTGTTCGAAAGATTACGCCTTCCTTTTCCAAAAGAGTTACTCTACGGTCAATCACATATTTTTCTAATTTGAAATCAGGAATACCGTAACGCAGCAATCCTCCGATTTGATCAGCCCTCTCAAAGACGGTTACTTGATAACCGGCTTTGTTCAGTTGGGCAGCAGCTGCAAGCCCCGCGGGGCCTGATCCTACTACGGCCACTTTTTGCTCTTTTCTCTTCTTCGGAGTTTTGGTATTTACCCAACCTTCTTCAAAGGCCTTTTCAGCAATGGACTTTTCTATATACTCTATAGCTACCGGATCCTTATTAATGCCTAATACACAGGCTGACTCACAGGGTGCTGGACAAATCCTGCCTGTAAACTCCGGAAAATTGTTCGTGGAATCCAGTATTTCAAAGGCGAGCTTCCAGTTCTTTTCGTATACGGCATCATTAAATTCAGGAATGTTATTTCCTAAAGGACAACCATTATGGCAAAAAGGCACCCCGCAGTCCATACACCTTGTTGCTTGCTCCTGTGTTTGGACCGGATTATAAGGTTCTTCTACCTCTTTGTAATCATTTTTTCTAGCAGCCACACTCCTCTTTGCAGCTGCTTTTCTTTCTATTTCTAAAAATCCACTAGCCTTTCCCATCATGCTGCTAAGGTTTTACTTAAAATCTTCTTGTAATCTCTTGGAAACACTTTCACAAAATTCCCCAGAGCTTCTGACCAATTCTCCAGAATCTCTTTCGCAAGTTCACTTTGCGTCTTCTCAAAGTGCTTAGTGATCATCTCTTTTAAAGTAGCAATATCCTCAGATGTCAATTCATCCAGATCTACCATCTCCTTATTGCATTTCCCATTGAAATTAGAATGGGGATCATATACAAAGGCCAAACCTCCACTCATCCCTGCAGCGAAATTCCTTCCCGTTTCTCCAAGGATGACTACAGTTCCACCTGTCATATATTCGCAACCGTGGTCTCCAATTCCTTCTACCACTACACGGGCACCGGAATTTCTTACGCAGAATCTCTCTCCGGCCATACCTCTGATATATGCCTCTCCCGAAGTAGCACCATAGAAGGAAACATTTCCTACGGCCATGTTTTCATGAGCCTTGAAAGTAGCCTTAGGTGAAGGATAAACAATAAGTTCTGCTCCACATAAGCCCTTGCCAAAGTAATCGTTCGCATCTCCTTCTAACTCAAACCTTAATCCTTTTGTAGAGAAGGCTCCGAAGGACTGCCCTGCCGTGCCTTTGAATTTATAATGAACAGTACCCTCAGGCAAACCTGCCCCTTTGTACTTCTTCGAAATTTCATTTGAAATCATGGCTCCTATGGATCGATTCAAGTTGTTGATCACATATTCACCATATACAGGTTTCCCTTCCGTCAAAGCAACCTTTGCGTCAGCTATCAACTGTTTATCTAAAACATTTTCTATGCCATGATCCTGCTCCTCCTGTTTGTAGAGTGCTACATCAGCCTCTTCTTTGTAGAGGATCTTAGATAGATCTATCTGTTTCAATTTCCAATGATCAATCTTCGTCCTAGGTACCAAATATTGACTTTGACCTACCATTTCATTCAGTGTCCTGAAGCCTAGTTCTGCCATGATTTCTCTCACTTCCATAGCCATATAAGTGAACATGTTCACTACATGCTCCGGTTGACCTGAAAACAGAGCTCTCAATTCCTTGTTTTGAGTGGCTATTCCCACCGGACAAGTATTAAGGTGGCATTTTCTCATCATGATACAGCCTACGGATACCAGGGCCGCGGTAGCTACTCCAAATTCCTCTGCTCCAAGAAGTGCTGCTATGACGATATCTCTTCCGGTTCTCAATTGCCCGTCCACTTGGATGGCTATCCTACCTCTTAATTTATTCCTGACCAACGTTTGATGCGTCTCAGCCAAACCTAGTTCCCAAGGTAAACCCGCATGTCTGATAGAAGACAGCGGACTGGCTCCCGTACCTCCATCATAACCGGAGATCAGAACAGCGTCTGCGTGGGCCTTCGCCACACCGGATGCTACGGTTCCAACTCCCGTTTCCGAAACCAACTTTACTGATATCCGGGCCTTAGAGTTAGCGTTCTTCAAATCAAAGATCAACTGAGCCAAGTCCTCTATAGAATAAATATCATGGTGAGGAGGAGGAGAGATTAAACCTACTCCCGGTGTACTATGACGTACCCTACCTATCCATTCATCTACTTTGTGCCCAGGCAACTGACCACCTTCTCCCGGTTTTGCACCTTGAGCAAGTTTGATTTGTAACTCATCTGCATTACTCAGGTAATAGGAAGTAACCCCAAATCTACCGGAAGCCACCTGCTTTACCTTAGAATTCATGCTGTCACCGTTAGGCAACAGTTCATATCTCACTTCATCTTCTCCGCCTTCTCCTGAATTACTCATGCCACCTATTCTATTCATGGCTATAGCCAAAGTGGTATGAGCTTCCCAAGATATGGAGCCAAAAGACATAGCACCTGTAGCAAATCTCTTCAAAATATTCTCCACAGGCTCAACTTCATCTATGGAAATCGGTGTGCTTTTAGTGAACTTTAACAAGCTTCTAAGACTCATGGTCTTGTCCGCCTGCTCGTTCATGATCTTGCTGTATTTCTTGAAGATCTCATAACCCCTTTGCGGGTCAGTGGCTCTAGCCGACTGCTGTAACAAGTGAATGGTATCCGGATTAAACAAATGCTTTTCTCCTCTGTGCTTCCATTGATACACCCCTCCTACCTCTAGCTTTTTCACGCTATCAATAGGGATTTTCGGGAAGGCAACGCTATGCCTAATCAAGATCTCTTTGGCTATTTCATCAATCCCTAATCCTCCGATCCTGGATACCGTACCGGTAAAGAACTTATCTACCAAGTCTTTCTTCAGTCCTATACATTCAAAGATCTGAGCTCCTCTGTAAGAAGCCAAAGTAGAAATTCCCATTTTGGAGAAGATCTTCAGAAGTTCT harbors:
- a CDS encoding saccharopine dehydrogenase family protein; protein product: MSKVLIIGAGGVGTVVAHKCAINSSVFTEIMLASRTKSKCDKIAADIEEMHGVKIATAQVDADNVPELVNLIRSFGPKLVINVALPYQDLTIMDACLETGVHYLDTANYEPKDVAKFEYSWQWAYQDRFKEAGLMALLGCGFDPGVTQVYTAYAAKHHFDEMHYLDIVDCNAGDHGKAFATNFNPEINIREITQPGRYWENGEWVEIPPMSIHKPIEYPNIGPRESYVLYHEELESLVKNFPTLKRARFWMTFGQQYITHLQVLQNVGMTSIVPIQFQGQDIVPLEFLKAVLPAPDSLGENYTGETSIGCQIKGIKDGKEKTYYVWNNCSHAEAYKEVKSQAVSYTTGVPAMIGAMLMLTNEEWLKPGVFNVEELNPDPFMDLLNKHGLPWNEKVNVELPHEY
- a CDS encoding PDZ domain-containing protein, with product MAQKEKPLGFHPIRKKVTYTTCPFELRANLIVVKTLVDQSDTLNFILDSGVQSIIILDSALRTRLHTKIGREIIISGIGESPPFTAFVSLGHTIKISGLIAYSQNIVLLQENFLNLSEYLGIPVHGIIGSDLFSRFHVEIDYSTSMLTFIEPSKYKYKKHKGTAIPLLLDRTKPYIQLTKLKNNGKEIENINLVVDTGGAHSLLLNGEVIPEDLVPEKLTDGHLGRGLNGNIEGKLGRMDLLQIGNYHFKDVIATFPDSVVFDSKITHATATRHGSIGGEILKRFIVGLNYQQGLLVLKPIKKEIKKPFEADMSGLELRATGKDYRTFEIFSVIQNSPAGEAGLLPGDKIMVINNKLANLMTINELYGLFSKKEGKKIEIVVLRNHALLSFEFVLRKII
- the gltB gene encoding glutamate synthase large subunit, whose product is MKKDTNYGMYLPDFEHDACGIGFRAHLKGSKSHQIVADAITMLERMDHRGACGCDPNTGDGAGILLQIPHEFLYDECLELGFRLPRYGEYAVGMIFFPQDEKKRRECKEIIERKANKLGFELLGYRKVPTRNETLGEGSLSVEPWVEQLFLKLDGADHLTFERKLYVFRQITTKLIRESVASGEDLFYYSSLSTRTISYKGQLTTDQLKYYFPDITRPDVISAFAIVHSRFSTNTFPSWKLAQPFRYIAHNGEINTVKGNVNWIKAGEASFYSEFFTEKEMQMILPICHRGNSDSAHLDNAIELLHLSGRSLPHVMMMLIPEAWEENPDMDPTRRAFYEFHSSIIEPWDGPASISFTDGNIVGATLDRNGLRPSRYWVLKDDTVVMASEAGVLDIDPEQVAYKGRLQPGKMFVVDMEKGRIIPDEELKAEICSRQPYQKWLDENKIMIQDLPESIRPYTKYSDEGLLKRQISAGMTSEDLRMILTPMSTTGAEAMGSMGIDIPLAVLSQQSQHISSYFKQLFAQVTNPPIDSIRERSIMSLISFVGASENILSESPRHCRQVQLNQPVLTIKEFDKLRFVDYEGFQAKTINSYFNADAPNPAQALEFALERICRYAVDAIYDGFEIIILSDRAIDSDHAPIPSLLAVSAVHHHLIRKGLRGKIGLLVESSDIWETHHFATLIGYGASGICPYIAFETIASMNAKGMIPGEHTDEDLYKNYIKAVNKELLKIFSKMGISTLASYRGAQIFECIGLKKDLVDKFFTGTVSRIGGLGIDEIAKEILIRHSVAFPKIPIDSVKKLEVGGVYQWKHRGEKHLFNPDTIHLLQQSARATDPQRGYEIFKKYSKIMNEQADKTMSLRSLLKFTKSTPISIDEVEPVENILKRFATGAMSFGSISWEAHTTLAIAMNRIGGMSNSGEGGEDEVRYELLPNGDSMNSKVKQVASGRFGVTSYYLSNADELQIKLAQGAKPGEGGQLPGHKVDEWIGRVRHSTPGVGLISPPPHHDIYSIEDLAQLIFDLKNANSKARISVKLVSETGVGTVASGVAKAHADAVLISGYDGGTGASPLSSIRHAGLPWELGLAETHQTLVRNKLRGRIAIQVDGQLRTGRDIVIAALLGAEEFGVATAALVSVGCIMMRKCHLNTCPVGIATQNKELRALFSGQPEHVVNMFTYMAMEVREIMAELGFRTLNEMVGQSQYLVPRTKIDHWKLKQIDLSKILYKEEADVALYKQEEQDHGIENVLDKQLIADAKVALTEGKPVYGEYVINNLNRSIGAMISNEISKKYKGAGLPEGTVHYKFKGTAGQSFGAFSTKGLRFELEGDANDYFGKGLCGAELIVYPSPKATFKAHENMAVGNVSFYGATSGEAYIRGMAGERFCVRNSGARVVVEGIGDHGCEYMTGGTVVILGETGRNFAAGMSGGLAFVYDPHSNFNGKCNKEMVDLDELTSEDIATLKEMITKHFEKTQSELAKEILENWSEALGNFVKVFPRDYKKILSKTLAA
- a CDS encoding glutamate synthase subunit beta, whose product is MGKASGFLEIERKAAAKRSVAARKNDYKEVEEPYNPVQTQEQATRCMDCGVPFCHNGCPLGNNIPEFNDAVYEKNWKLAFEILDSTNNFPEFTGRICPAPCESACVLGINKDPVAIEYIEKSIAEKAFEEGWVNTKTPKKRKEQKVAVVGSGPAGLAAAAQLNKAGYQVTVFERADQIGGLLRYGIPDFKLEKYVIDRRVTLLEKEGVIFRTGVNVGQDISTRKLQEDFDAVLLTIGSTIPRTLDVKGKDLDGVHFAMDYLTQQNKRVALEEGYEGLDLGKNHAGEKYMKDDIRATGKRVVVIGGGDTGSDCVGTANRQGAVHVTQIAYGVQPPLDRDASTPWPLYEHKLRTSTSHEEGCERLWGVNTKAFIGDEEGKLKAIQLVNVSWKFEKGKRTLIEHPETERIVEAELALLAIGFSQPQAEGLVDDLNLKLDPRGNIITEEYKTSQKGVFAAGDCKRGQSLVVWAIHEGREAARAIDLYLSGQTLLEAKEIGMIHAEFKA
- a CDS encoding YncE family protein, which encodes MKKTWIWALFCLTACESKDSPDNSHLPYENGFIVLNEGNFMDNNGTITFISGNDAKYDIFQKENQRSLNGSVTGYTEAGNKGIILVDNSTGGQDLIEFVDAKTFKSTGTIAAGQIENPRKALKITEDKVYISAWDATGSWPNTYINPGYVAVVDVNSGRITKKIPVQKGAESMVKIGNEVFVGNVYSDDSQITIINAVTDEVISTLKTAPNPELIGVDANGKLWYFDGDLRRLNPTSKEIESTIQVETGAATPSKFNLSSDKTTLIYSLSYYDEQYIERGNVYQMSIQDTKFNQERALISRVFYGLDVNEGTIFGTIVPSFKQAGYVLRYKENGTLIDSIKVEVGPSKFYFK
- a CDS encoding TonB-dependent receptor plug domain-containing protein, which produces MSKTHWLGLLMILSGTIFAQEKTLEPVSIQGIRPERFMSGQKNHYIDSVTFHQNSHQNLGEFLLSQTPIIVKNYGAGQLASVSFRGTSASHTAVLWNGININYPSLGQADFSTIPMVGFDDLSVQFGSGSSTVGTDAVGGSIMLRSLPDFQGSGTRVKLGLRGESTNNLQAHLTLKHHLHTKKGLQFYSKTTPYWNKWNHDLGEGPIVRENQSLNVEPIRTLQGGVIQDLFLLMPNKDSWSLNFWYNDHDLTIQPQVAQLRETTAAKALRTVLSYHRKQTLARMAYISDRTQYGKGPSPIPSESKVKRLITRLEQDLNFNKTSLKIGAEATYIDAVLDGSIHKNEWRSDFYALFRQDWTTFWNSTVNFRQALVSGYNPPFTPSIGNELYIFKTKDHSLLWNTSIARSYRVPTLNERYWDVLGNPDIKPENGWNKETGLKWKTPFSIEVGATYFHNRIKDWTYWNPTKNYRVENLQEVLAKGWEIEMAYIYNNKEFQSKVRMHYSWLHTSQQKEYGPYTKDLIGKQLVYIPRHSLGGNFWAKYKSWSLDVQPQYQSRRYITFDHSGKFFDPYFLLNARLGYSGQIRKCYYQMALQSNNLTDTLYPNVKQNAMPLRTWALQLTIGNI